Proteins encoded in a region of the Veillonella parvula genome:
- the menC gene encoding o-succinylbenzoate synthase: MNNILNFKSITTYRLKLPLKFNFKTAKGEVKERETIVVRIEDQQGYVGYGECVAFTEPFYTFETVETCWKAMVDDYIFNLRLMRPKPLMTYVRQLQFWRNRDNMPMAIAALENALIHLHCERIGVNSVSYIMDQPLQETIESGIVVGDVPIDQLLDVVAHHVVNGCKRIKLKVNPIDGYERVALVRKHYPDLVLAADANRSYSYQEIDKVRQYDDLGLACIEEPFAMANLQSYKDWKWERLNHGDWKIYTPICLDESILGYDDLSYAIEYGLIDVLNIKVGRMGGLIPTKAAINLCRERHIPYWIGSMVESGVSKMLHVQLSALGDSYMAGDLSDSNRYFEQDLIFPDLTFNEGVMQVPDGDGLGVTVFDDRLETYCMEKRTL, from the coding sequence ATGAATAATATTTTAAACTTTAAAAGTATAACTACATATCGCCTTAAATTGCCGCTGAAGTTCAATTTTAAGACTGCCAAGGGCGAGGTGAAAGAAAGAGAGACTATCGTTGTTCGCATTGAAGACCAACAAGGGTATGTAGGATATGGGGAATGCGTAGCTTTCACAGAGCCATTCTATACATTTGAGACCGTAGAAACCTGTTGGAAAGCTATGGTAGACGATTATATCTTTAATTTGCGCTTGATGCGGCCTAAACCACTGATGACCTATGTACGACAATTACAATTTTGGCGCAATCGAGACAATATGCCTATGGCTATTGCGGCTCTAGAAAATGCGCTTATTCATCTTCATTGTGAACGGATAGGTGTAAATTCTGTTTCCTACATTATGGATCAACCTTTACAAGAGACAATTGAAAGTGGTATCGTCGTTGGTGATGTGCCAATAGACCAATTACTTGATGTTGTAGCGCATCATGTAGTAAATGGTTGTAAGCGGATTAAATTAAAGGTAAATCCTATAGATGGTTATGAACGCGTAGCTTTAGTTCGCAAACATTATCCGGATTTGGTCTTAGCGGCTGATGCAAATCGAAGCTATTCATATCAAGAAATAGATAAGGTCCGTCAGTATGATGATTTAGGTCTAGCTTGTATTGAAGAGCCCTTTGCGATGGCAAACCTTCAATCTTATAAAGATTGGAAGTGGGAGCGTCTTAATCATGGTGATTGGAAAATCTATACGCCAATTTGTTTGGATGAGTCCATTTTAGGATATGATGATTTGTCCTATGCTATCGAATATGGTTTGATTGATGTGCTTAATATAAAAGTAGGGCGCATGGGGGGGCTTATTCCAACAAAAGCAGCTATTAATCTATGTAGAGAACGTCATATTCCCTATTGGATTGGTAGCATGGTAGAGTCAGGGGTTTCTAAAATGCTTCATGTCCAGCTATCCGCTTTAGGAGATTCTTATATGGCAGGGGATTTGTCCGATTCAAATCGATATTTTGAACAAGATCTTATTTTCCCAGATTTAACCTTTAATGAGGGTGTTATGCAGGTCCCTGATGGTGATGGACTAGGTGTAACAGTTTTTGATGACCGGCTAGAAACTTATTGTATGGAGAAACGAACACTATGA
- a CDS encoding PaaI family thioesterase — protein MNLIESLQIDVPRMTSDTTCIAKMNLNEFHKQPQGYLNGGATLAFAEIIAGMMSNELVGSHKFGVGQSITANHLRPVTCEGTLTALGILLVKGKTSHVWRFDMIDDAQRLISQVTVTLAIVDFDR, from the coding sequence ATGAATCTAATTGAATCCTTACAAATCGATGTACCTCGTATGACGAGCGATACTACATGTATTGCAAAAATGAATTTAAATGAATTTCATAAACAACCGCAAGGCTATTTAAATGGTGGTGCTACATTAGCTTTTGCAGAAATTATTGCAGGTATGATGAGCAATGAGCTGGTAGGCTCTCATAAATTTGGAGTAGGTCAGTCTATAACTGCGAATCACCTACGTCCTGTAACATGCGAAGGAACTTTAACAGCCTTAGGAATACTACTAGTGAAAGGCAAAACATCCCACGTATGGCGCTTTGATATGATAGATGATGCACAACGTCTTATCTCACAAGTGACTGTAACCTTGGCTATTGTAGATTTTGATAGATAA
- a CDS encoding isochorismate synthase produces the protein MIYNKEPLELNSPVAFWLNFPNEERVFWVDRQSDRIVVGAKRLATVKDDEDRHNYAYVFYGDTFFENSKDPKWAGMGHEMIAFTHYYIVENGESFYLHAGESVLITDFEVPRVRHNYRETSDDKAAWDSLMNAIADGISSGEMTKVVSSREVQFTSETPYNVASILANLVDNNPNCFIFGYEKDGRTFVGASPEILVRHRGSEILSYALAGTAPKHGPNAWTKEQLLTDKKNLFEHNIVRDRIVDIMKSITPEVIIGETGIMELAHLYHLRTIITAKDSTKSLVEWAKLLHPTPALGGEPREKALTLLQKYETHERGMYAAPFGFMKDMGDGIVIVAIRSALIMDNVLYAYAGCGVVADSDADEEYAETNNKMRTILDAL, from the coding sequence ATGATATATAATAAAGAACCGTTAGAACTGAATAGTCCGGTAGCCTTTTGGCTGAATTTTCCAAACGAAGAACGCGTATTTTGGGTGGATCGTCAAAGCGACCGCATCGTTGTAGGTGCTAAACGTTTGGCGACGGTCAAAGATGATGAAGATCGCCATAATTACGCTTACGTGTTTTATGGAGATACTTTTTTTGAAAACTCTAAGGACCCTAAATGGGCTGGCATGGGTCATGAAATGATTGCTTTCACCCATTACTATATCGTAGAAAATGGGGAGTCTTTTTACTTGCACGCTGGTGAAAGCGTCCTTATTACGGATTTCGAGGTGCCTCGAGTTCGCCATAACTACAGGGAAACCAGTGATGATAAGGCGGCTTGGGATAGTTTGATGAACGCTATCGCTGATGGTATTAGTAGTGGTGAAATGACGAAGGTCGTTTCTTCTCGAGAGGTACAGTTTACTAGTGAAACACCATACAATGTGGCAAGTATTTTAGCAAATTTAGTAGATAATAATCCAAATTGCTTTATCTTTGGTTACGAAAAGGATGGACGCACCTTTGTGGGTGCATCGCCAGAGATTCTAGTTCGCCATCGAGGTAGTGAAATTCTCAGCTATGCCTTGGCGGGGACAGCGCCTAAACATGGACCAAATGCGTGGACTAAGGAACAACTGTTAACGGATAAGAAAAATCTCTTTGAACATAATATAGTCCGTGACCGTATTGTGGATATCATGAAATCTATTACTCCGGAGGTTATAATAGGTGAAACGGGTATCATGGAGCTGGCGCATCTCTATCATTTGCGCACCATTATTACTGCAAAGGATAGCACAAAATCCCTCGTGGAATGGGCAAAGTTGCTCCATCCTACACCGGCTCTCGGTGGTGAACCGCGAGAAAAGGCGTTGACATTGTTACAAAAGTACGAAACTCATGAGCGCGGCATGTATGCAGCACCTTTTGGCTTTATGAAAGACATGGGGGACGGCATTGTCATCGTTGCTATTCGATCTGCCCTCATTATGGATAATGTTCTTTATGCCTATGCAGGATGTGGCGTCGTAGCCGATTCTGATGCGGATGAAGAGTACGCAGAAACTAATAATAAAATGCGCACCATTTTGGATGCGTTATAA
- the menE gene encoding o-succinylbenzoate--CoA ligase, with product MMEWLRYGAQHYPNRKCINEYTYNDIYRGVLHVARNLVPLDASRVAILSDNSVTMAMYVLAAMLVHKEVLLLNVHLKLKEIENQLDQLGVTTVLHSKERRNQLPDTIETQVSNLVDSIASDSVENQLSHFVDSKASNSIVTNEFETLERILSDLAVEDSFDWVFVDTDIAAIMNTSATTGQFKSVPLQWGQIKAHVQASQEVLGKTDQDNWLMVLPLFHVSGLSILMRSLYNGTAVTILPKYDEAQVLKLIESGQINMMSLVPTILTQLEPHITHHALRVILLGGEFISMALIEACEKKSLPIYKTYGMTETFSQSVTFSVLEYPHKRESVGKPLPGMQVRIDNPDTDGVGEIHLTGPMVMTGYINKEPIDGDYNTDDIGYIDEEGFVYILNRREDLIISGGENIYPKELEDLVYTLPSVKECAVVPVSDAKWGQVPVLFVAFHDGKSLPPEDILAFMSNSLAKYKVPKYVKVLTALPRNGTGKILRNELKL from the coding sequence ATGATGGAGTGGTTACGTTATGGTGCACAGCACTACCCTAATCGTAAATGTATAAATGAATATACCTATAACGATATATACCGTGGTGTACTCCATGTAGCTCGTAATTTAGTGCCTTTAGACGCATCTCGTGTGGCTATCTTGTCTGATAACTCTGTGACCATGGCAATGTATGTGTTGGCTGCTATGCTAGTTCATAAAGAGGTACTTTTACTTAATGTACATCTTAAGCTAAAGGAAATAGAAAACCAATTGGATCAATTAGGTGTTACCACCGTATTACATAGTAAAGAACGACGTAATCAATTGCCCGATACCATCGAAACTCAAGTATCAAATTTAGTTGACTCTATAGCATCAGATTCTGTTGAAAATCAATTATCTCATTTTGTTGATTCGAAGGCCTCTAATTCAATTGTTACAAATGAGTTTGAAACTCTAGAGAGAATTCTATCGGATTTAGCGGTCGAGGACTCCTTTGATTGGGTATTTGTGGACACAGACATAGCTGCTATCATGAATACAAGCGCTACTACGGGGCAATTTAAGTCTGTACCGCTTCAATGGGGGCAAATTAAAGCTCATGTACAAGCATCCCAAGAGGTACTAGGAAAAACGGATCAGGATAATTGGCTAATGGTACTGCCTCTGTTTCATGTAAGTGGTTTATCTATCTTGATGAGGTCTCTTTACAACGGGACGGCTGTCACTATTTTGCCTAAATATGATGAAGCTCAAGTTCTAAAACTTATAGAATCTGGGCAAATCAATATGATGTCCTTAGTGCCTACCATTTTGACTCAATTAGAGCCACATATTACGCACCATGCATTACGTGTTATATTGCTCGGTGGAGAATTCATTTCTATGGCTCTCATTGAAGCTTGTGAAAAGAAATCTTTGCCTATCTATAAGACCTACGGCATGACGGAAACCTTTAGTCAAAGCGTGACCTTCTCTGTATTGGAGTATCCTCATAAACGAGAATCTGTAGGTAAGCCATTGCCTGGCATGCAGGTTCGTATCGATAATCCTGATACAGATGGGGTAGGCGAAATTCATTTGACGGGTCCGATGGTTATGACTGGTTATATCAACAAGGAACCTATCGATGGAGACTATAATACAGATGATATTGGTTACATCGATGAGGAGGGGTTCGTTTATATTTTGAATCGCCGTGAGGATCTCATCATTTCTGGGGGTGAAAATATTTACCCTAAGGAACTAGAGGATTTAGTATATACGTTGCCATCGGTGAAGGAATGTGCGGTTGTACCAGTATCTGATGCTAAATGGGGACAAGTGCCAGTCCTCTTTGTGGCCTTTCATGATGGTAAAAGTTTGCCACCAGAGGATATTCTAGCTTTTATGTCGAACTCTTTAGCGAAATATAAGGTTCCGAAATATGTAAAAGTATTAACCGCATTGCCTCGAAATGGAACTGGCAAAATATTGCGTAATGAATTGAAATTATAA
- the purD gene encoding phosphoribosylamine--glycine ligase: MKVCVIGSGGREHALAWRLSISPSVTKVYAIPGSAAMSDCAELVGIDWQQSDHLISFLKDNQVDLVVVGPEAPLVAGLADVLNKTGIPVFGPSKAAAQLEGSKVFAKDLMKKYNIPTAAYGVFHKVDEAKAFIAQTGAPIVVKADGLAAGKGVVVAMTIDEANAAVEDMLSGNRFGDAGSTVVIEEFMEGEEASLLAFVDGKTVVPMIASQDHKRIFDGDKGPNTGGMGTYAPAPVLTDALRDEAMKTILEPMVAAMGKEGMPYVGCLYAGLMITDEGPKVVEFNARFGDPETQVVLPLLDSDLGEIMMACAKGTLTSNMVKWKDSSAACVILASKGYPETSSKGDVISGDIKQYDTTIVFHSGTKLVGENYVTNGGRVLGVVGLGKDLRTALDRAYGRIEHIDFEGMQYRTDIGAKAFK, translated from the coding sequence ATGAAAGTATGTGTAATCGGTAGCGGCGGCCGTGAACATGCATTGGCGTGGCGATTGTCCATCAGCCCTAGCGTAACAAAGGTATATGCTATTCCTGGTAGTGCGGCTATGTCAGATTGTGCAGAGCTAGTTGGCATCGATTGGCAACAAAGCGATCATTTAATTAGCTTTTTGAAAGATAATCAAGTTGATTTAGTTGTTGTTGGGCCTGAGGCTCCTTTAGTAGCGGGCTTAGCAGATGTACTTAATAAGACGGGGATTCCAGTTTTTGGTCCATCCAAAGCAGCAGCTCAACTAGAGGGATCAAAGGTGTTTGCTAAAGACCTCATGAAAAAATACAATATTCCTACTGCTGCGTATGGTGTATTCCATAAGGTAGATGAAGCGAAAGCTTTTATTGCTCAAACAGGAGCTCCTATCGTTGTTAAAGCTGACGGCTTGGCAGCAGGTAAGGGTGTTGTAGTAGCCATGACCATCGATGAAGCGAATGCAGCCGTAGAAGATATGCTCAGTGGTAATCGATTCGGTGATGCAGGCAGCACCGTTGTTATCGAAGAGTTTATGGAAGGCGAAGAGGCTAGTTTATTAGCCTTTGTAGATGGCAAGACCGTAGTTCCTATGATTGCCTCTCAAGATCATAAACGTATTTTTGATGGTGATAAAGGGCCTAATACAGGTGGCATGGGGACCTATGCACCGGCCCCCGTTCTTACAGATGCATTGCGGGACGAAGCGATGAAAACCATCTTAGAACCTATGGTAGCGGCTATGGGAAAAGAAGGCATGCCGTATGTAGGCTGCCTTTACGCGGGGCTTATGATTACTGACGAAGGTCCTAAGGTGGTAGAATTCAATGCGCGCTTTGGTGATCCTGAAACACAAGTTGTATTGCCGCTACTGGATAGTGATTTAGGTGAGATTATGATGGCCTGTGCTAAGGGCACATTAACCTCTAATATGGTGAAATGGAAAGATTCCTCAGCGGCTTGCGTTATCCTTGCTTCTAAGGGCTATCCTGAAACTTCATCAAAGGGCGATGTCATTAGTGGGGATATTAAACAATATGACACAACCATTGTATTCCACTCAGGTACAAAGCTTGTTGGTGAAAATTATGTCACTAATGGCGGTCGTGTGCTCGGTGTTGTCGGTCTTGGCAAAGATCTTAGAACGGCACTTGATAGAGCCTATGGACGTATAGAGCATATCGACTTTGAAGGCATGCAATATCGTACAGATATTGGGGCTAAGGCTTTTAAATAA
- the menD gene encoding 2-succinyl-5-enolpyruvyl-6-hydroxy-3-cyclohexene-1-carboxylic-acid synthase yields the protein MNEYIAALVDEFYQLGVRHAVFSPGSRSTTMAMLFMEYEGFETYMNIDERSASFMALGIAKAHKEPTVLVCTSGSAVAHYLPAILEAQYSGVPLIVLSADRPYTLLHTGAPQTVDQQKIFGTAVNYYEELAVPQKEHYYTYPRQVARKAYMKAMDIKKGPVHINIPLFEPLVPELDRKHFEAGRSPYKVFKPNYGDVFSYQNRSNNTSNTSDVSDVSYTKNTTDNSANNTNNFNNTNNANNFNLLLEQYKRVLILAGPQINVDEVESIHSFAENLQAPILADPLSNVRRCHKTGAIVANHDVASNLNNDTDMIQKKHFSDVVISTYDAFLADKDLWPVLKPDCVIQFGQIVVSKRVQQMVASWDNVEYIEINPTMDSMNPTGKTTMHMQASIDMFTHLFAVKNEFNAYLNRWKRLEVAGKAQLSTAVEEPSCFEGRTIRELQQHIPDNSQVLVANSMTIRDFDYFWFSGESDAVLYGNRGVNGIDGTVSTALGLAANGQPTYLVTGDLSLFHDLNGLAVAKTHNLNLTIILHNNDGGGIFEYLPQKGTKHFDYLFSTSQGLDYSGAAKLYGCGYTKISSPDELVPVLAKVSEESGVHIIEIPTDREYSRQLHRKYTKVSVDMEALL from the coding sequence ATGAACGAATATATTGCTGCCTTGGTAGATGAGTTTTACCAACTCGGCGTCCGGCATGCTGTGTTTAGCCCTGGTTCTCGTTCTACGACGATGGCTATGCTTTTCATGGAGTATGAAGGCTTTGAAACATATATGAATATAGATGAGCGCTCTGCTAGCTTTATGGCACTTGGCATTGCAAAGGCTCATAAAGAACCAACTGTGTTAGTTTGTACATCCGGTTCCGCAGTGGCTCATTATTTGCCCGCTATTTTAGAGGCTCAATATAGTGGGGTACCTCTTATTGTATTGTCTGCCGATAGACCTTATACCTTGCTACATACAGGGGCTCCACAAACAGTAGATCAACAAAAAATCTTTGGTACAGCTGTAAACTATTATGAAGAATTAGCGGTGCCTCAAAAGGAACATTATTACACATATCCACGACAAGTAGCGCGCAAGGCATATATGAAAGCTATGGATATCAAAAAGGGGCCAGTGCATATCAATATACCTCTCTTTGAGCCATTAGTGCCTGAACTGGACCGTAAGCACTTTGAAGCGGGACGTAGCCCTTACAAAGTATTTAAACCTAATTACGGTGATGTGTTTAGCTATCAGAATAGAAGTAATAATACAAGTAATACAAGCGACGTAAGTGACGTAAGTTATACTAAAAATACTACTGATAATAGTGCTAATAACACTAATAACTTTAATAACACTAATAATGCTAATAACTTTAATCTATTGCTTGAACAGTATAAGAGAGTCCTTATTTTAGCTGGTCCACAAATTAATGTAGATGAAGTTGAGTCTATTCATTCCTTTGCGGAGAATTTACAAGCTCCTATCTTGGCGGATCCATTGTCCAATGTAAGACGCTGTCATAAGACTGGTGCTATTGTTGCCAATCATGATGTTGCTAGCAATCTTAATAATGATACAGATATGATTCAGAAAAAACATTTCTCTGATGTTGTCATTTCTACGTATGATGCATTTTTAGCGGATAAAGACCTATGGCCTGTACTAAAGCCAGATTGCGTGATTCAGTTTGGCCAAATCGTTGTATCGAAACGGGTACAGCAAATGGTGGCAAGTTGGGATAATGTGGAGTATATTGAGATAAATCCCACGATGGACTCGATGAATCCAACGGGGAAAACCACCATGCATATGCAAGCAAGCATCGATATGTTTACGCATTTGTTCGCTGTAAAGAACGAATTTAATGCATATCTTAATAGATGGAAACGTTTAGAAGTAGCTGGTAAAGCTCAACTAAGTACAGCCGTAGAAGAACCAAGTTGCTTTGAAGGACGCACAATACGTGAGTTGCAACAGCATATTCCTGATAATAGCCAAGTGCTAGTGGCAAATAGTATGACCATTCGCGACTTTGATTACTTCTGGTTCTCTGGTGAGTCCGATGCCGTTCTTTACGGAAATCGTGGTGTTAATGGTATTGATGGTACCGTTTCAACTGCACTAGGTCTTGCCGCAAATGGTCAGCCTACATATCTCGTAACGGGTGATTTGTCTTTATTCCATGATCTAAACGGTTTAGCGGTCGCTAAAACGCACAATCTCAATTTGACGATTATTTTGCATAATAACGATGGAGGCGGTATTTTTGAATATTTACCGCAAAAGGGAACGAAACATTTTGATTATTTGTTCTCTACGTCACAAGGTTTAGATTATAGTGGGGCCGCTAAACTCTATGGCTGTGGGTACACTAAAATCTCTAGTCCTGATGAATTGGTCCCTGTATTAGCTAAAGTTAGCGAGGAATCTGGCGTTCATATTATTGAAATACCAACAGACCGGGAATATAGTCGTCAGTTACATAGGAAATATACAAAAGTTTCAGTTGATATGGAGGCATTACTATGA
- the menH gene encoding 2-succinyl-6-hydroxy-2,4-cyclohexadiene-1-carboxylate synthase: MSQYFCSIVDNALCNPAQRMYFDLGEYRYGLTVVGEGEPIVCFHGFSESSYTWDAINLPGYRVVRIDLIGHGDSDIPDEDKAYTIPQMIKDLHTVIYYMVGESYYLMGYSMGARIALSYALEYEREIKGLILESGSVGIASDAERAARRKADEDLAVHIEEHDGAWFAARWAEAPIFESQKQLSEGVEELIYLRRSNNSPYALACTLRGSGQGVMPYVGDKLKKFSVKGLYVSGALDTKYTTIGRDVFGKLPSFNHVIVDGAGHNVHIEKPQIFEQAVLDFLQKKG; the protein is encoded by the coding sequence ATGAGTCAGTATTTTTGCAGTATTGTAGATAATGCTTTGTGTAATCCAGCTCAGCGCATGTATTTTGACTTGGGAGAGTATCGCTACGGTTTGACTGTGGTAGGTGAAGGGGAACCTATTGTATGTTTCCACGGCTTCTCTGAATCAAGCTATACTTGGGATGCTATTAATCTGCCGGGGTATCGAGTGGTTCGTATTGATTTAATCGGACATGGTGATTCAGATATTCCTGATGAGGATAAGGCCTATACCATTCCTCAAATGATAAAGGACTTACACACAGTTATCTATTACATGGTTGGTGAAAGCTATTACCTCATGGGCTATTCTATGGGGGCTCGTATTGCACTTTCCTATGCGTTGGAGTATGAACGTGAAATCAAAGGTCTTATTCTTGAAAGTGGCTCGGTAGGCATCGCTTCTGACGCTGAGCGAGCAGCACGCCGCAAGGCGGATGAAGACTTAGCAGTTCATATCGAAGAGCATGATGGTGCTTGGTTTGCTGCACGATGGGCGGAAGCACCTATTTTTGAGAGTCAAAAACAGCTTTCAGAAGGGGTGGAGGAATTAATCTATCTACGTCGTTCCAATAATAGCCCATATGCATTAGCTTGTACGTTGCGTGGGTCAGGGCAGGGCGTAATGCCTTATGTAGGGGATAAATTAAAAAAATTCTCTGTTAAAGGTTTATATGTGAGTGGCGCATTAGATACAAAATATACTACAATAGGAAGAGACGTATTTGGCAAGTTGCCAAGTTTTAATCATGTCATCGTCGACGGGGCGGGGCATAATGTACATATAGAAAAACCGCAGATTTTTGAACAAGCGGTATTGGATTTTTTACAGAAGAAAGGTTAA
- the purH gene encoding bifunctional phosphoribosylaminoimidazolecarboxamide formyltransferase/IMP cyclohydrolase, which yields MIKNALLSVSDKTGIVDFAKGLVDLGVTIYSTGGTLKVITEAGIPVKSVESLTDFPEMMDGRVKTLHPKVHGGILAIRDNAEHQKAMVEHGIEPIDLVVVNLYPFRETIAKPNVSLEEAIENIDIGGPTMVRSAAKNHAFVGIVVNPNHYDEIITMLKDQGELTKEYRFGLAKEAFAHTAAYDVAIANYMSRILNEGPTPPEYLSAYEKVTDLRYGENPHQQAAFYKEIGTAHGMGALKQLHGKELSYNNIVDMEAAWNMVWEFTGPAACIIKHTNPCGAATAATLHDAYVNAYEADSVSAFGGIVALNREVDASTAEEMSKIFLEVIMAPAFTKEALEILEAKKNIRLIELSKPESGQVTVKKVSGGLLVQTEDDILEDRVNYKVVTKVQPTEEQWKALEFAWKLVKHVKSNAILISNEKRTLGVGAGQMNRVGSAKIALEQAGEAAKGAVLASDAFFPFGDTVETAAKHGIAAIIQPGGSIRDEESIKAADEAGIAMVFTNIRHFKH from the coding sequence ATGATTAAAAATGCATTACTTAGTGTTTCTGATAAAACAGGTATTGTAGACTTTGCGAAAGGTTTAGTTGATTTAGGGGTAACCATTTATTCCACAGGTGGGACCCTTAAAGTCATAACCGAAGCAGGTATTCCGGTAAAATCGGTAGAGTCTTTGACTGATTTTCCTGAAATGATGGATGGCCGCGTAAAGACATTACATCCTAAGGTGCATGGTGGCATTTTGGCGATCCGTGATAATGCGGAGCATCAAAAAGCTATGGTAGAACATGGTATTGAACCAATCGACCTTGTTGTAGTCAATCTTTACCCGTTCCGTGAAACCATTGCAAAACCTAATGTATCCTTAGAAGAGGCCATCGAAAATATCGATATTGGTGGTCCTACGATGGTTCGTTCTGCAGCAAAGAATCATGCCTTTGTGGGCATCGTAGTAAATCCAAATCATTACGATGAAATCATTACGATGCTCAAGGATCAAGGTGAATTGACTAAAGAATATCGCTTTGGACTTGCCAAAGAAGCCTTTGCTCATACGGCGGCTTACGATGTGGCCATCGCTAATTATATGAGTAGAATCTTGAATGAAGGCCCTACACCTCCAGAATATTTGAGTGCTTATGAGAAGGTAACAGATCTTAGATATGGGGAAAATCCGCATCAACAAGCCGCATTCTACAAAGAAATTGGTACAGCTCATGGCATGGGGGCCTTGAAACAATTACATGGCAAAGAGCTTTCCTATAACAATATTGTAGACATGGAAGCGGCATGGAATATGGTATGGGAGTTTACTGGGCCAGCTGCATGTATTATTAAGCATACGAACCCATGTGGTGCCGCTACTGCAGCTACATTACATGATGCCTATGTAAATGCTTACGAAGCTGATTCCGTATCCGCCTTTGGTGGTATCGTAGCCTTAAACCGTGAAGTAGATGCAAGTACAGCGGAGGAAATGAGCAAAATTTTCTTAGAGGTTATTATGGCACCTGCTTTCACAAAAGAAGCATTAGAAATTCTTGAAGCTAAGAAGAATATTCGTCTCATTGAACTATCTAAGCCGGAATCTGGTCAAGTGACAGTAAAGAAGGTGTCTGGTGGTTTATTAGTGCAAACAGAAGACGATATCTTAGAAGACCGCGTTAATTATAAAGTTGTTACGAAGGTACAACCGACAGAGGAACAATGGAAAGCTCTTGAATTTGCATGGAAACTCGTAAAACATGTAAAATCCAATGCGATTCTGATTTCTAATGAAAAGCGTACTCTTGGAGTTGGGGCCGGTCAAATGAATCGCGTAGGTTCTGCAAAAATTGCTCTTGAACAAGCCGGGGAAGCCGCTAAAGGCGCTGTATTAGCATCCGATGCATTCTTCCCATTTGGAGATACCGTAGAAACAGCGGCAAAGCATGGCATTGCAGCTATTATTCAACCAGGTGGCTCTATTCGCGACGAAGAGTCCATCAAAGCGGCTGATGAAGCGGGCATCGCTATGGTATTTACAAACATTCGTCACTTTAAACATTAA
- the menB gene encoding 1,4-dihydroxy-2-naphthoyl-CoA synthase: MSKFDWKVLDRNYEDVIYETYNGIAKITINRPEVRNAFRPKTVMELIDAFTVAREDNEVGVIVLTGANHGKGEDKEAFCSGGDQSVRGHGGYVGEDNVPRLNVLDLQRLIRVIPKPVIAMVNGYAIGGGHVLHIVCDLTIASENAKFGQTGPRVGSFDAGYGAGYLARMIGHKRAREVWFLCRQYTAAQAYEMGMVNTVVPFDKLEEETVQWCREILELSPMALRMLKGAFNADTDGLAGLQQFAGDATLMYYTIDEAKEGRDAFKEKRKPNFKQFPKFP, encoded by the coding sequence ATGAGCAAATTTGATTGGAAAGTATTGGATCGTAATTATGAAGATGTAATTTACGAAACATATAATGGCATTGCAAAGATTACTATTAACCGTCCAGAAGTGCGCAACGCATTCCGTCCTAAAACGGTAATGGAGTTAATTGATGCTTTCACAGTAGCTCGTGAAGATAACGAAGTAGGCGTAATCGTATTGACTGGTGCTAACCACGGTAAGGGCGAAGATAAAGAGGCATTCTGCTCCGGCGGTGACCAAAGCGTACGTGGTCATGGTGGTTATGTAGGTGAAGACAATGTGCCTCGCTTGAACGTTCTCGATTTACAACGCTTAATTCGCGTCATCCCTAAACCTGTTATTGCAATGGTTAATGGTTATGCTATCGGTGGCGGTCATGTATTGCACATCGTATGTGACCTTACAATCGCTTCTGAAAATGCTAAGTTCGGTCAAACTGGTCCTCGTGTAGGCTCCTTCGACGCTGGTTATGGCGCAGGTTACTTGGCTCGTATGATCGGTCACAAACGCGCTCGCGAAGTATGGTTCTTGTGCCGTCAATACACAGCAGCTCAAGCGTATGAAATGGGCATGGTTAATACTGTGGTACCATTTGACAAATTGGAAGAAGAAACAGTTCAATGGTGTAGGGAAATCCTTGAATTATCTCCAATGGCTTTGCGCATGTTGAAAGGCGCTTTCAATGCCGACACAGATGGCCTTGCAGGTTTACAACAATTCGCAGGGGACGCTACATTGATGTACTATACAATTGATGAAGCGAAAGAAGGTCGTGACGCGTTCAAAGAAAAACGGAAACCTAACTTCAAACAATTCCCTAAATTCCCTTAA